The region CTCCTACAACGACAACATCATATTTCATTCATTTACCTCCAAATTTGTCAAAATTTTTGGGGCCTTTCGAACACTGCTTGTTCGGGGCATGCAAAAACCATAGGTTTTTGCGGTTACGAAGTTATGCTTCGTAAACATCGGAAATTCTGTGAATTTTAGAAAAATGCGTTGAATTTTTCTAACTTCCAAAAAATTTATAGAATTTTTTGAGAATTTCCTTCAACCTCCAAAAGTAATGCTCCAAGAGGACATATTATGGTACATCTTCCACAATCATTGCAATTATCCTCATTGACAAATATTATGCTTTCAGTAAGTTCCAGGGAATTATTAGGGCACACGCTGATACATGCACCGCAGCACCCGCATTTTTCAATATTAAATTTCATTAATTTTCACCAATAATTTTAAGCAGAAACTATTAAAGATTACTATACAGAAATCATGTGTAATTGGAATAATATAAAACTTTTTGAGAAATTTAGATAGGGATGGACTTTATAAACTGTTTATTGACCATATTATTAAATAAAAATCTATAAAAAAGACTTTCAGGGTTTTTAGGCCCTCTAATTTTTCTGTGGTAAAAGCTTAAATACCAGTTATTCATAACTATAGTGTACTCGTATAATTTTATGAGTTCATATATGAAGGTTTAATCTAATTTTATGAAATTATAGCTTAGTTAGAAAGTAAACCGTTAACTTAATATATGACATCAAATAACTTTTATGTTATGCAGGGGTGCCCGAGCTGGCCAAAGGGGGTGGACTTAAGATCCTCTGGCGTAGGCCTACGTGGGTTCGAATCCCATCCCCTGCACTTAACCTTTCAAAAATCATAGATTTTTTACCGCAAAAATTAAATTTTTGCAGGTTTTTTCCTTGAAAAAAAGGTCCGCACTTCGTTGTGGAGGGATAATTAAAGAATTTGATATTTATGGTTCATTAATATAATATCTTTATTTTAAATAATAATGATAAAATAAACTCCATTTGGCCCTAGTGGCTTAGCCGGTAGAGCGATGCCTTGGTAAGGCATAGATCGGGGGTTCGAATCCCCCCTGGGGCTTTTTAATTTTTATTTTAAATTAATTAGAATTCATTTCATTATATTCATTATAATGCTTTTTAGGAAAAAAGTTGTACTAAAAGTTTATATCATTGTAAGTTTTATTTAATTAGCAATACTATTATTGTATTCAGGTGACAATTCATGGAAAAGAAAATAGCACAAATATCAGATATACATTTTGGTGAGAAAAACTTTTCACAGGACTTAAAAAACAATTTATTAAAACAATTGGAAGAAGAAAACCCTGATCTTATCATTATTGCGGGAGATTTAACTACTCAAGGGTATGCTCATGAATATGAGGATGCAGCTGTTTTTGTTGATGAAATTAAAACAATAACAGAAGCACATATAATTCCAGGGAATCATGATGCTCGAAATGTGGGATTACTCCATTTTGAAAAGTTAATTGGAGAAAGAAAATTTTTACATATGGATAAAAGTGGAGGGTTTGCTATTTTAGGTCTTGATTCATCTGAACCAGATATTAACGATGGCCAAATTGGAGTGGATCAACTGGAATGGCTTAAAAATGAATTGGACAAAATACCCGATGATCTATGTAAAATAGTAACATTTCACCATCATTTACTCCCTATACCTCAAACAGGAAGAGAAAGGAATATATTACTTGATTCAGGGGATTTATTAAGAGTATTCAGTGATTATGGTGTTGATTTTGTTTTAAATGGGCATAAACATGTCCCTAACGTTTGGATGATTGAGAGGATGGTTACATTAAATTCGGGGACTGCAACAACCCGAAAATTAAGAGGTCACACTTATCCATCACATAATCAGCTGATAATAAAGGATGATCAGATTCTTGTAAACTTGATAAATACTGAAACCGGTTATAAAAGAGAATTAGCTAATTATTCGGTTAAAGTTGAAAAAGAGGAATATTTAATCTGTTCATACAAGCACAATTCTCTAAATGTACTATAACTGCAGGTTATCAAGCTCATTATTTCCTTTTAGATTAGATTGTAAAAAATAGGGATTTATCCAAGCTATTAAAGTTATATTAAGAAGATTATGTACTGTAAATAGTGATAAAATGTCAAAAATGTTAGATGTAGTAATGGCGGGTGTAATTTCAGGAATTGTTGCTTTTACTACCTCAAAAATAGGAATCGCAGGAACGATTTTAGGGGCAGTTATAGGGGCGATGCTTTATCAAGTGATGTCGCATTACATAAAGGAACCTCTTGAAAGCGTAAAAACCAAAAAAATCGAAACCAGGATAGTTTATACTATTCCTCTCATGATTATTGTAGGTATTGAAATAATCTATATATTTTCTGCCATATACGGAAAACCAGAACAAATATTTTATTTACTGGAAAACGCCACAAATTGGGCCCTTTTTAAATCAATTGGAATTGGACTTATCTTTATGGGGATTTATCCTATTTTACAACCGGAGAATATAAAAAGATCCTATGGATACATGCTTTTATCCGTGGGTGTAATAAAACTTTTAAATGGATTTGTAGATGTAAATTCGCCATTTGTAACATTATATAAGCCCTATTTTGTAGAATTTGGCTTTATCATTTCGCTTGTGGTGGTGGCAGTACTTTCCTACGTTATTATATCCATAATTCAAGAATCAATAGTAATTAACCGTGAACCAGAGGACAATAAAAGTTAAAGGGGTAATATGACAAAAAAAACCAAAAACATTACATTAAAAGCAATAATAGATATTATACTCTATGAACATCCATCTACACAGGATGAAATTGCCGAACGATTGGGAATAACCAGAAGATATGTCACAAAATTATTAAAACCCCTTATAGAGAAAGGTGTTGTAAAAAGAGCTTATACTATTGATTTAAAGAAATTTGAAGAATTTTCAGAAATGTTTGAAGAAGAAAAAACATCAAGAGAACATGCAGGAACTGTATATATCAAGGATATGATAAAAAACATGTCAAATCATGTTTTAAAACAGCTTGATAGATCATTTGAAGCTCTTTCTAGTTTTGACACAGAATTAGCCAATAAAGCGCTTCAGATGGATTTTATTACAAATAATATGCATGAAAAGGTAAGATCCTCAGTGGACATGGCATTATCAATGAATCCTTCATCAGAATTCAGTAAAACAATGGCCTTTAGCGAAGTTGCGTCTGATTTAGAACGTATTGGTGACCATTCATGTCAGTTTGCAAATTTTACATTAAAAGAATCATATGAAATAGACCCTGAAATGCTTAAATACATACAGGAAATGTTTGAAACTGCTAAAGACATGGTTGATTACTCAATGGAAGCTTTTTTAAATGAAAGAACTGATTTAAAAAATAAAGTAATGGATTCTGAGGAGAGGATCCATGTTTTACAAAAGAAAGCTTTAAATTGTATTGCAACTCAAATGGCAGAAGCTTCTTTTGATGATACTGAGCGTTCAACATATTACCTTTCCCTTTCAAGAGTAGTTAAAGCTTTTGAGAGAATTGGTGATATATCTATTGAAATAATTGATGCTTCAAGGGAATTTTATGACAATATTCCCAGAACCACAACTCCAGAACGTTTCAGGCGAAAATCAAGAAATTCGTTAAAATAATGAATAAAATATTTAATACATGTTTAAAAAAAGGAAAAGTTTTTGTTTAGTCTTTTTCTTTTTCCATGTATTCTTTGATTTTTTTTTCTTCCCATTCTTTGGAGAAAATTCCATGGGTCATGAAAACAGATAAGCCGTGTACAAAAAGTCCAATTCCCCAGAAGAATGTTACAAACAGGAACCACCAAAATCCGGGAGTAGTAAAGAAGTTAAGAACTGCAAGGAACACATTTACCACAATAAAAGAGATTAAATGGCAATAAAAACCTTTTATTTCTCCAACCTTTTTTTTGGCTCTTTCATATTTTTCATCCATTTTATAACTCCTTATTTCTTATTTATACAATTTAGTTTAAGTATTATATAAATTTTAGGTTTATTAGCTTTTTATGTTTTGAATATTGGGTTTTTTGCTTAAAATAGAGTTATAATTACTTATTTTGTAAAATACTTTGAATATACGAACTTTTCGCTTTTAGTAAAGTAATGTTCTTATTTGGTGAATTATTATACTATTTCTTTTTTCAATAAGTTCACTTATTGTGTTAATTGATACACAAATAGTAACATTTAAATATATGTTTTTGATTAGTATAGGTGAGGTGAAATGAAATGGACTCGAGATATATAATTGGAACAATAATAGCCCTAATAGTAATAGTTGGTGCTTACATGGTTCTTACAGGAGGTTCAAACCAGAATACAATAAATATTGCTGGTTCAACATCTGTGCAACCTGTAGCAGAAAAATTAGCTCAAGCTTACATGCAAAAACACCCTGATGTTAAGATTAATGTACAAGGTGGAGGAACATCTGTAGGTATTAAGAGTGTTCAACAAGGTACAGCACAAATTGGTACTGCATCTTCAAAACCTAAAGATAGTGATGCACAAGGCTTAGTGCAAACTCAAATCGCTAAAGATGGTATTGTAGTTGTTGTAAACAAAGCTAATTCAATAAGTGATCTTACACTAAACCAGACAAAAGATTTATTCTCTGGAAATGTAACTGAATGGACCAAAGTAACTGGTGCATCCGGTGGTAAAGTTAACGTTATTACAAGAGAAGACGGTTCTGGTACAAGAGACGGATTCCAGAGCATTGTAATGGGCGGTAAAAATGGAACTCCAATATTAAAGACAGCAGTTGTACAAAGTTCAACTGAAGCTATAGCTCAAGCAGTTAAAGGAGACCCAAACGCTATAGGATACATATCATTAGCTAGTGTAAATGGTGATGTTAAAGCAGTTAAAATAAACGGTGTGGCTCCTTCAGAACAGACTGTTAGCGATGGAACTTACAAAATAACAAGACCATTCATTTTCTTAACCAAAGGGAATCCAACAGGCACAGTTAAAGATTTCATTGACTGGGTAATGGGCCCTGAAGGACAAGCAATAGTTAAGCAAACTGGAGCAGTTCCAGTAGGACCTACTCAATAAGTGGTTTAAAACCACTATTTTTTATTTATTTGCTAAAAAATTGAAGAATTTAAAAATTAAATTTCACAATCCATTTGGTTAATCACTCTAAATTTAAATACTCTAAAGGAGAAGAATATTCCAAGGTGAATAAAAAATGGATTTGAAATATAAACTGGGAATAATAATT is a window of Methanobacterium sp. DNA encoding:
- a CDS encoding phosphate ABC transporter substrate-binding protein; the protein is MDSRYIIGTIIALIVIVGAYMVLTGGSNQNTINIAGSTSVQPVAEKLAQAYMQKHPDVKINVQGGGTSVGIKSVQQGTAQIGTASSKPKDSDAQGLVQTQIAKDGIVVVVNKANSISDLTLNQTKDLFSGNVTEWTKVTGASGGKVNVITREDGSGTRDGFQSIVMGGKNGTPILKTAVVQSSTEAIAQAVKGDPNAIGYISLASVNGDVKAVKINGVAPSEQTVSDGTYKITRPFIFLTKGNPTGTVKDFIDWVMGPEGQAIVKQTGAVPVGPTQ
- a CDS encoding winged helix-turn-helix transcriptional regulator, encoding MTKKTKNITLKAIIDIILYEHPSTQDEIAERLGITRRYVTKLLKPLIEKGVVKRAYTIDLKKFEEFSEMFEEEKTSREHAGTVYIKDMIKNMSNHVLKQLDRSFEALSSFDTELANKALQMDFITNNMHEKVRSSVDMALSMNPSSEFSKTMAFSEVASDLERIGDHSCQFANFTLKESYEIDPEMLKYIQEMFETAKDMVDYSMEAFLNERTDLKNKVMDSEERIHVLQKKALNCIATQMAEASFDDTERSTYYLSLSRVVKAFERIGDISIEIIDASREFYDNIPRTTTPERFRRKSRNSLK
- a CDS encoding 2TM domain-containing protein codes for the protein MDEKYERAKKKVGEIKGFYCHLISFIVVNVFLAVLNFFTTPGFWWFLFVTFFWGIGLFVHGLSVFMTHGIFSKEWEEKKIKEYMEKEKD
- a CDS encoding metallophosphoesterase: MEKKIAQISDIHFGEKNFSQDLKNNLLKQLEEENPDLIIIAGDLTTQGYAHEYEDAAVFVDEIKTITEAHIIPGNHDARNVGLLHFEKLIGERKFLHMDKSGGFAILGLDSSEPDINDGQIGVDQLEWLKNELDKIPDDLCKIVTFHHHLLPIPQTGRERNILLDSGDLLRVFSDYGVDFVLNGHKHVPNVWMIERMVTLNSGTATTRKLRGHTYPSHNQLIIKDDQILVNLINTETGYKRELANYSVKVEKEEYLICSYKHNSLNVL
- a CDS encoding 4Fe-4S binding protein; translated protein: MKFNIEKCGCCGACISVCPNNSLELTESIIFVNEDNCNDCGRCTIICPLGALLLEVEGNSQKIL